The window TTGCCATGGACAAACTGGCTTCCCGCCAACGCTTTCTCAAAGAAGGTCTTCGTGTGCCTCTCACCGTGTGCGTTCACCGCGAATGTGAGGGAAATCTGCACCGTATCGTCAAAGAAGAGGGCTTGGAGTTTCCCATGGTAGCAAAGCCCATCTCCCAGGGTTCGAGTGTTGGGGTCTCTTTGGTTCTGGATGAAGAGTCTGTGCAAGCAGCCACGGCTTTGGCATGGCAGTATAACGACCGCATACTATTGGAAGAGTTTGTTGACGGCCGGGAGATCACGGTGGGTGTTTTGGATCAGAACCCGCTTCCGGTCGTGGAGGTTAAACCCCTAAGGCGCCAGATCTTTGATTTCTCGGCCAAGTATCAGGAAGGCCTGACGGAATACGTGGTTCCGGCGGCCATCCCCAAGGACATCTTTACTGAGGCCCAGGAAGTGGCCACCCGCGCGCACAAGACTCTGGGTTGTTGGGGTTTGACGCGTGTGGATATGATTTGGAGGCAGCCGGACGAGATCATCGTGTTGGAGGTGAATACCATCCCGGGCTTTACCCGGAGTTCGCTGGTGCCCAAGGCTGCTGCGGCAGTGGATATCAATTTTGAGGAGCTTTGTTTGCGTTGGGTGCGTACGGCTCTCAAACCCTCGGCCTTTCGTACTGCAGGCCAAAAGGATACGCGCACTTGGGGGACAGATTACGGCACCGCGAGCATTAGCGGTGATTTCGGCACTACGAGCCGGGGGAGTGCGGTGTAATGGCAAGACGTCGAAGACGTAAATTCATGAGGGTCTCGGCTGAATTCAAAGAGGCTGCCGGGAACGGATTCCGGTATCTCTTCACACGCGCGCTGTTAATTGCTTTGCTCGCAGGGGTGTTTTGGTACGGCGGCACGCGCGTGGAAGCCTATATACAGGAATCCTCCTACTTTAAAGTCAAAGAGGTCCAGGTCTTGCTTTGTTTTGACCGCTCGGAAAATGTCCGTTGGCCGCGTGAGGCGGTAGATAAGACGGTGGCTGTCTTTGTGGAAGATCTTCAAACCCTGGTTCGGCGCACCTACAAAGAGCGTATCGGCGATCTGAACTTAGCAAGCCTGCGCGCTGATTTTCTAAAGCAACACCCTGCCGTCAAGAATGCCAAGCTCCAGAAGCGTCTGCCCGATACCCTTGTGTTGGAGGTTTGGCCGCGCACAGCCGTGGCCCATGTGGACCTGGGGAATCTCTATCCCGTTGACAGGGAAGGATATCTCCTGCCCATTGTCCAGGATCCTCGAGACCAGGATCTTCCGGTTGTGCTGGGTGTGAAGGGTCCGTCCAAGCCTCGGGCGGGAGCACAAATCAAATCCCGTGCCCTTGACCGCAGTCTTAGCCTCCTTGAGCAGGCGCGTGAGGTAGCCGTGCTGAAAGACTATGAAGTTGTTAGCGTGGATGTGCATCGGCTGAATAATGCT of the Candidatus Omnitrophota bacterium genome contains:
- a CDS encoding D-alanine--D-alanine ligase codes for the protein MTGGRYGRIGVLMGGPSAEREISLRSGEALVQGLIRAGEDAIPIEVKDTGDLTRALVSDLDMNDIRVACLALHGAFGEDGTVQRLLDSLGIPYTGSGPTASRLAMDKLASRQRFLKEGLRVPLTVCVHRECEGNLHRIVKEEGLEFPMVAKPISQGSSVGVSLVLDEESVQAATALAWQYNDRILLEEFVDGREITVGVLDQNPLPVVEVKPLRRQIFDFSAKYQEGLTEYVVPAAIPKDIFTEAQEVATRAHKTLGCWGLTRVDMIWRQPDEIIVLEVNTIPGFTRSSLVPKAAAAVDINFEELCLRWVRTALKPSAFRTAGQKDTRTWGTDYGTASISGDFGTTSRGSAV
- a CDS encoding cell division protein FtsQ/DivIB → MARRRRRKFMRVSAEFKEAAGNGFRYLFTRALLIALLAGVFWYGGTRVEAYIQESSYFKVKEVQVLLCFDRSENVRWPREAVDKTVAVFVEDLQTLVRRTYKERIGDLNLASLRADFLKQHPAVKNAKLQKRLPDTLVLEVWPRTAVAHVDLGNLYPVDREGYLLPIVQDPRDQDLPVVLGVKGPSKPRAGAQIKSRALDRSLSLLEQAREVAVLKDYEVVSVDVHRLNNASLTLDTGLEIRIGRESLEEKSGDLEVVLSNLQDQEVLPQYVDLRFDDAVVGLR